Genomic DNA from Lagenorhynchus albirostris chromosome 20, mLagAlb1.1, whole genome shotgun sequence:
GACGTAACTAGCCCCGTGGTACAAACTGGTACAGGCTTAGTCTGAGTCATGGGGATAGGTGACTGTTTTCCAGACCCTCTGTCTCTGCCCCAGGGAAATAATTTTGTATGCAGTCCAACACTGAGTACAGGGGTCAGGGCTTATAAAAACCCTGAAGTAGCCCCAAATTACATACATAACATGCCTGTCAAAAAGGAGGTGCTCAGGTCACTTCAGCACCTGGCAAGCTCTAGCTGTAGCATCCCAGGTTGTGTTTGAGATTAAGGACGACAGGTGGGAAAAAGAACTGTGGAAATGATGGGAGAGCCAAGGACCAAGGCTGCCTAGAAGCATCTTACGCAGGCTTGACACTACTCAGGGTCACTTGCAAGAAGAGAGGTGGGACCCTTGTGTACTGAACTGAAACACACAGGATTCCAGGGTAGGAGGTGTTGGCCGGGCCATCCGTTACCAAGGTGATGCTCCCCAAGCTGTCTCTGTCGCAGACGGTGACAAACACCTTCCGGTCGGCCAACGTCCAGATCCAAAGCCAGGACCAGAGGCTGCTGACACTGTTGCTGGACAAGGACAGTTGCCGCGCGTACAGGGATGTGGCCAGGTGAGGCTGGGCTCCGTGCCCCTGGGGCAAAGCTGCCCGgctgccggccccgcccccgctctTGCCTGAGCCCTGAACGCCTTGTTGGGGTGGATCGTGGGCCAGGCAGTTATCCCTGATGGGTGTGGACTCAGGTGATGACTTAAATCCAGGAAGAAGAGCAAACGACGGCTGACCTTGGGCAGTAGCTGAAATTCAGTTCTCCCGAGATTCTTCTACAAATGCTCAGCCTGCAGCCCTCCCCATCCAACCCCCGGTGCTGGCACTGCCCCACACAGGCTGCCCTTCTGCGGCAGCCACGACCCAGTTAACACGACACTTACTGCTGTCCCCTAGGGAGGTGTTTTTGGGTCAGGCAGGCGCACAGGGTGACCCGTTCAGGCGTATCCTCCTCTCTGTGCGTTCGCCCCAGGCTCAGGGTaccctttctccttctgactcttcctcttccctctgcgGAGCCCCCTTGTCTCTACCCGACAGTAAAGGGGCTACGGTCAAAAGGCCCAGGCAGATCTGACCCCTGAGATGGGTCTCCCGAGCTGGCCTCTCTCCGCCCACAGGTTCGAGGTTGCTCCCTGCCCAGAGCCGTGTTCTGGGGCCCAGAAATCCAAGGTGCTGGGACTCAGCTCACACCAGGAGGAGATAGAAAGGACCAAAGCCAAGGCCAAGCCCCTTCGAATGCCCATCAACACGTTCTCTGGCATCGTCCAGTGAGCCCAAAGGGACTGCAGAATCGCTGAGTCTGAGAGCAGAGGGCCCGAGAGGAAGGATACACCACCCCACCTGCCCCAAACACTCACAGCAACGACTAGAACGAGGCTCCCTGGGGCGGCTTCCAGCCACATCTGAAAGCCAGCAAGTCCCAGGAGCACAGGGAGCTGGCCGTGGCGGGTGCGGTGGGGCAGAGCCCACACGAAGGGCTGAGGAGGCCCTGGCCAAGCTGTGCGCTCGAAGCCCAGCTCCTTGCGCCTGTGTCCACTCCCTCGTTGATTTCCAATCCCTGCCTCTCCCACTCAAGCTCCCCACCCGGCCCTTAAAACCAAGGTGAGAGCTGCTGTCCCGTGGCCTGGGGCAAACAGGACGTGGGCAGCGGCAGCCCCTCCCGCCCAGTCTGTTCCCTTCCCTCTAGCGGGCCACTGCCCACCTCGCCCACTCCCAGGCGGGCGTCCCTCCCAGTTAAGAGGAAATGTCAGATTCAATAAATGCACACTAAAGCCTTTCTGCTCTCATCTATATCGAGCAATACTTGTGTTTTAGTAGAGAGCAGAGGCACTACGTAGTCTAACCTAACGACTCTGCTTAGGCCCAGGTAAGAGCTTGGTGAAACATTCACTGGTGTGTTCTGTCCACCTGCCCGGCCCCCTCCTCGTTCACGTTCACTGAGGGCCTCCTGATCAGAGATGTCCCCAGAACCGAGGTGGGAATGCAGGCTCATTTCAGAGGAGCCAGAGATTAAAGACATCAAAATTCTTGGCTTTTGAGTCCAGATGTTAAGTCCATACCCATCCCCTGGGCAATCCCAAGGGACGGCGGCAGTGGGATGGAAGAGTCCCTTCCAAGTTTGGGACCCAAGAGTGGAGAGGTAAGCACTTCACTTTTGGCCTTATTGCCCTGGGAGTGGGGGCAGGTCTCAGAGCACGTTCTCAGAGCCTAGGGGCATGGTGTAAGAGGGGCTGCCTGGGGGCCTAGGCAGATGGGCCCAAGAGCAAGCTTAAAGAGAGTCCCCGTGCCTCTCTGGGCACGGGAAGCAGGTACGGTTTTCCCCAGGTAGTTGAAAGCAAATAAGCCCAAGGTAAGAGGTGCAGCCGTGAGTGGCTACAGGGACCAGAGAACCTAAAGCCTGGATGTGGACCGCAGGCACCTTGATGGACACTACGTGGCGAAATCCCTGCCCCTCAGTGGCGATCCACCCTGGACAGGTGAAGACCGAGAAGTTGATGGATGTGCGGTCCTCCACCGAAGCTGCCCCTGCGGAGCCCGGGGAGGACAGGGACTAGGGACAGCCCTGAATGTAACGGAGATGGTTTTAAACAGGAAGTGACTGATATCACTGAATTTGAGTGAGTTTATCTGAACATGGCTAGACTTTCTTTTTCTGTCGTTGGGGTTATGTAAATTGATTCATATCAATTTGGGCAACAAGTACTAGGTTCGTGAAATAAACAGCTGCAGGGTTTACCAGCTGTTAGAGTTAGGTGAGGGCTCTGGGCCTTCTCCCACAACAATCTCTCCACCAGCTTACAAAGAAAGTACGTCATAGACCAAATTCTGCTGCCCACTCAGAtatgcctccccacccccagtcaaATTAGGTGCTCCGAACAAACCTTGCTTGAAACCTTCACGCAAGGACACTGGGTGGCTGGACACTGTAAAGTGTCCATCTCAAAGTAAAGTCTTCCCTTCCAAAGGGTCTGGACTGCTGGAATCTCCGGATTCTTAATCCTGTTCACCAAGGGAGGAGATGCCtccaaaaattataaacaatCCATGTGACTTGGACACCATGAATTTCACCAGCGAAATTTTGCCAATATCTCTCGGGATGATTAATGAATCCACTTCCGTTGATCTGAGATCATTAACGTGCTTATATTCACTGCCTCTGGAGTGTGACTTGGATGAAGTGTTAGCTAACCACCTCTGGCGTGTGTATTCCCCACATGGACAACTAAGCGCTCTCAGGTGTCGATTAAAGCGATCCAGTACGTGCATAACGTTGGccgggggtggggctgagggtgggTTCTGCACGGGGCTGCCTGGAGGAGCTGTCGTCTCAAGACCACCCTCAGCTGTCAGTCCCTCTCGGGGGATTGTCTCCACTGAAGAAAACCGTGTCACCTAAGGTCGTGCCTCTTCCAGAGGCAGCTCACATCCAATCAAACAGTTCTAGGCCCTGGGGACAAAAATAGCACTTGATTCCAATGGAGACAGACAATCAGAAACAGAAACCGGTAGTGTGTCTGACAGCGATGCGTACCACGGAGGAAAAcaagcagggaaggggagagtgtgagtctggggagggggcggggtttGTCAGCGAGGGTAGACAGGGACGGTCCCTGAGGGAAACAGGGTCGTCCTTGATCGGGGGCCCATGAGCAAAGACCTAAAGAACACGGGGCAGGGGGGCATATCATGAGTTCCACTCTCGCGCCTCCCCAGCCAAGTTTTACTTGCCTGAAGCAGTTCAGGGATCTAACTCAGCACCGTGGGCTACGCGGGGGCCCTGGGGGTGGCCTCGAGCGCACCCAGCAGGCCTCAGCCCGCGACCCTCCTGCACCTGCGCACGTCTGGCAGGTGCGGCGGCGAAGGCCTTGGGGGGTGGCAGGTGCGGCCCGCAGGTGCGCCGGCCCCGCCCTTAGGGGCGGGGCCCTCCGGGCGGGGCCACTTCCGGGTCGGTGGCCGGACGTGGGGCGGTGGGCGGCCGTTGACCCGGTGACCGCGGCGCCGCCGGAGGCTGGAGCTGCCGTGCGGCTCGCTCCCGCCTCCCTTCAAGGGACATGGCGCCGCGTccgccccgcgccccgccgcGCCCTCCGTCCGCCCGGGTCTGACGGAGCCGGGCAGCCATGAGCGCCAACCCCCAGTGGGACACCAGCAGGGCGCTGGGGGTGGCCAGGTTCTTCCATCTGGTGTGCGGGGTCCGGGATGCCTGCGTGACCCCGTTCCTGACCCTCTACCTGCGGCAGCTGGGCTTGGCCGCGCCCTGGGTGGGCATCCTCATGGGAACCAAGCACCTGATCGCAGCCTTCTGGGCTCCCTTCTGTGCCTTCCTGGCCAAAAGCTACCAGAAGCGGAGGGTGCTTCTGATAGGCTCGCTGCTCGGCTCGGTGGGAGCCAGCCTGTTGATGGTCCTGGTGCCGCCCTTGGACAGAGACCCAGGGTACCGCTCGTGTAACGGAAGCCACAGTGTGACCGCCACGGTCCCACCACCGGCGGTCGCACTCACCGTGAACGTCACCTCCGCCCCCGAGCCAGCTCCGAACTACCCAGCGCCCAGCCTCCCAGCCGAGAGGAGTACTGGGGTCGGCCCAGGCGATGGCTTCAGAGAAGGGCCTGGGGAAAGTGGCCAAGAACCTTTCAGTCGTCTGCCCAGCTCCTTTGTGGGCTCCATCCAAGGAACCAGGACCACATCCCGAGTTCTCCTCCATCCTATTACTTCAAGAGTGAAAGATACTCCCCAGGAAGGCGCTTTTAGGGTGGTCAGTCCTGCCCATCCTTTGCTTGCTGGGGGTACGGCGTTGGCAAGTCTGGCCAACCAGTCGGCAGCCAGGGGGATGGCGGGGGCCCTCGACCTCTCCTCGGAAGGGTTGCGGTGGACTTTCATCCTCTCCCTGGGCTCCATGGTGGTCTGGGAGCTGCTGACATCCCCTGTGGAGCAGGTGGCCGATGACAGCCTTTATGAATACCTGGATTTTGTGGACGCCACTGACGGCTACAGAAGCCTGTGGATCTGGAGGCTGCTGGGCATGTCGGCAGGCGTGTGCGGCATCTCAGCCTTGGTGGGGCAGCTGGACTGCTTCCTGATGACAAATGGCCCCCGGGGTGTAGTGCACTTCTACGGCTACTCACTGGTCAGCACCCTGGCTTTACTGGTGAGCATTGCCTTTCCCGTCCCCGTCTGCAGGCGGTGGGAGCCCAGCTACAAAATGGGCAAAGCCCTGTCTCTCGTCGGCGGTGACCCCCGCCTCATCACCCTCGCCCTCACTGTCTTCTGGATAGGAACCGCCACCAGCACCGCACAGAACTTCCTGCTCTGGCGCATGAAAGACCACGAGAGCACCGAACCGGTCATGGGCGTCTCAGTGGCCCTGGGCTTGCTGGGGGAAGTTCTACTTCATCCTCTCAAAACTCCGTTGCTTAGGAAGCTGTCCAGGGTGGGCACGGTGGGGCTAGGGCTGGGCTGCCTGGCGGGGCAGCttctgtatttctctttcctctggagCTGGTGGTCTGTCCTCCCCGCTCAGCTCTTGAGCGCCGTCAGCCACGGGGCTCTGTGGTGGGCAGTTGGGGCCTCCATAGAGCATCTGGCCACTCCCGGAACAGAGAGGCCTCTGAGTGCCGTGTTCCGAGACCACTTTTACGGGGTCGGGGCCAGCCTGGGCAGCTTCGTGGGGGGCTTCGTGGTGATGCACTTCAGCTTAGCTGTGCTCTACCAGTCCTGCTGTGTGGTCCTGTTGCTCTGGCTGGCCTTGTTCCTGTCCATCCAGTCCAGACTGCCCCAGGAGCGGACAATCAACTACTCTAAGCTGCTGGCCGTGGAGGCCAGTGACACGAGTGATTCTGAGCAGGGGACCGAACGGGACTGGCTTGTGAAGGCCATGAGAGACGAGCACTCAGACTGGAGGGGCTGAGAGACAGTCAGGATGCGCTGATCTGGGGAGGAGCCAAAGGGATGGACAGCACTTAGcctgctggggacaaaccccacGAGTCCTGCCGGGAGTGCAGGGAGCCTGGGGAGACAAAAGCGTGTCTGTGCCAAAGCCCCACGGGAGCATCTCATCGCatgattttctttacttttgtagTAAAAGGAGATTTAACTTTTGGCTgttcagtctttttaaaataatggagcAAGAATACAtttgctgaaaaacaaaaaatttccctTTGTGGTCACTCTTTTTTGGCGTATGCAGTTTGCAAGAGCTTTGCGTGGTGCTGTTGATTTCAGCCACGACTGAACTGTTCAGGTGAAACCGACGGGGCTGGGAAGGCGATGGAACTGCAGGACTCAGTCGGCGGAAGGGGCAGCAGGCTTCGATGAGTCATGCACATTCCTGTGGATCTTAAGGCTTGAGCCCGAGCCGATAAAAGCCATGCCGTGGGCAGGTAAGGATGGTCATGAGAACCGAaactcttctctctgtctccctctctctctccactaatGTGCAGGTGCCCACAGTCACACCCAGGGACTTAAGTCTCCAATAAGAGAAAATGATGGGAAGTGTAATGTGTGTTTGGGGGGATAGGGGGTGGAGGTGAACAGGTTTTCATTCTTACTCTCAGATGTGTGCATCACCAAAATGGGGTCCTTAGACTTAGATGCTTAGATGAGGGCAAGAGCCGTTTCACGTCCTCTGGACTCCCATTTTGCAGGCTCCACCTCTCAAGAGCACATGGAGACTTTCTGCGTCTGCTCCGTGAGGGTGCGGCAGCCTCCTTAGGGCTAGGATGCTAGTACCTGTGCCATTGGACCTCCCACAGCAAACCTATGAATAAATCAAAGTTGTTCACTGCATTTTACAAGCAAGAAAACAGAGTCTTAGGAAAGTCACACATTGGGTCACTGTCGGAAACACCTCCAGAGCCCTGATCTCCTTC
This window encodes:
- the MFSD6L gene encoding major facilitator superfamily domain-containing protein 6-like, coding for MSANPQWDTSRALGVARFFHLVCGVRDACVTPFLTLYLRQLGLAAPWVGILMGTKHLIAAFWAPFCAFLAKSYQKRRVLLIGSLLGSVGASLLMVLVPPLDRDPGYRSCNGSHSVTATVPPPAVALTVNVTSAPEPAPNYPAPSLPAERSTGVGPGDGFREGPGESGQEPFSRLPSSFVGSIQGTRTTSRVLLHPITSRVKDTPQEGAFRVVSPAHPLLAGGTALASLANQSAARGMAGALDLSSEGLRWTFILSLGSMVVWELLTSPVEQVADDSLYEYLDFVDATDGYRSLWIWRLLGMSAGVCGISALVGQLDCFLMTNGPRGVVHFYGYSLVSTLALLVSIAFPVPVCRRWEPSYKMGKALSLVGGDPRLITLALTVFWIGTATSTAQNFLLWRMKDHESTEPVMGVSVALGLLGEVLLHPLKTPLLRKLSRVGTVGLGLGCLAGQLLYFSFLWSWWSVLPAQLLSAVSHGALWWAVGASIEHLATPGTERPLSAVFRDHFYGVGASLGSFVGGFVVMHFSLAVLYQSCCVVLLLWLALFLSIQSRLPQERTINYSKLLAVEASDTSDSEQGTERDWLVKAMRDEHSDWRG